The following proteins are co-located in the Solanum pennellii chromosome 8, SPENNV200 genome:
- the LOC107029009 gene encoding uncharacterized protein LOC107029009 isoform X1, producing MLCKTSLSFCLVTAFFILSSVTLCLAGSDFDFPSLQATGENDMVVSWGTKRVLTEEEPPLNSSLILAAKRTYRKDPLNNFKRYTGGWNISNRHYWASVAFTAAPFFVVALIWFVIFALCLLFICLCYCCCRRVPYGYSRIAYALSLILLILFTIAAVVGCIILYIGQGKFYSSTVNTLDYVVHQANTTADSLRNVSGYLAAAKLIAVDQVLLPGLVQTDIDRIQTKINSSANTLANKTEDNKDDIAGLVESVRLALIILSAIMLLLTFLGFVLSIFGMQAFVYILVIFGWILVTGTLILCGIFLVLHNVTADSCVAMNQWVQHPLAHTALDDILPCVDNATAQETLTKSKEVTSKLVDVVNQVITNISNNNFSPSFRPLYYNQSGPKLPMLCNPFYSDLTDRSCSPGEVDLSNATKVWDNYVCQVSPSGICSTTGRLTPIIYGQMAAAVNVSFGLYHYGPFLVDLEDCDFVRQTFGDIYRIYCPGLQRYSKWVYIGLVMVGLAVLLSLTFWVIYGRERRHRVYTKEHMPKPAEG from the exons ATGTTGTGTAAAACGTCATTGTCATTTTGTCTTGTAActgctttcttcattttgtCATCTGTCACCCTTTGCCTGGCAGGATCTGACTTTGATTTTCCTTCCTTACAAGCTACAG gTGAAAATGATATGGTGGTTTCATGGGGGACAAAAAGGGTACTTACTGAAGAAGAACCTCCATTGAACTCATCACTTATCTTGGCTGCTAAGAGAACATATAGAAAAGATCCTCTTAACAATTTCAAAAGATACACTGGAGGATGGAATATCAGTAACCGACATTACTGGGCT TCTGTGGCTTTCACTGCAGCTCCATTCTTTGTCGTTGCGCTGATCTGGTTTGTGATCTTCGCGCTGTGCTTGTTATTCATCTGTCTCTGCTACTGTTGCTGTAGAAGAGTTCCTTATGGCTACTCCCGAATAGCTTATGCTCTGTCCCTCATACTCCTCATACTTTTTACCATTGCTGCAGT CGTTGGATGTATCATTTTGTACATTGGCCAGGGAAAGTTTTACAGCAGTACAGTTAACACGTTGGATTATGTGGTTCATCAGGCAAATACCACCGCTGATAGTCTCAGAAACGTCTCAGGTTATTTAGCTGCAGCCAAACTTATTGCTGTGGATCAAGTTTTGCTTCCTGGTTTGGTCCAAACAGACATAGACCGCATCCAAACCAAAATTAATTCTTCTGCTAATACCCTTGCCAATAAAACAGAAGACAATAAAGATGACATAGCTGGTTTGGTAGAGTCTGT GAGATTGGCTCTTATTATTCTATCAGCCATTATGCTTCTTTTGACATTTCTGGGATTTG TACTTTCAATATTCGGGATGCAGGCTTTCGTTTATAT CTTGGTGATATTTGGATGGATTCTTGTCACTGGGACTTTAATTTTGTGTGGCATATTTCTTGTTCTCCACAA TGTGACTGCAGACTCTTGTGTAGCAATGAATCAATGGGTCCAACACCCTCTTGCTCATACTGCTTTAGATGATATCTTGCCGTGTGTGGACAATGCCACTGCACAAGAGACCCTTACAAAAAGCAAAGAAGTCACTTCTAAGCTGGTTGATGTTGTTAACCAGGTCATTACTAATATTTCCAATAACAACTTCTCCCCTAGCTTTCGTCCTTTGTACTACAATCAGTCTGGACCTAAACTACCAATGCTTTGCAATCCGTTTTACTCGGATTTGACTGATAGATCCTGTAGTCCTGGTGAAGTGGACTTGAGCAATGCTACAAAG GTCTGGGATAATTATGTATGTCAAGTTTCCCCTAGTGGCATTTGTTCCACAACTGGCCGTCTGACTCCGATCATCTACGGCCAGATGGCAGCTGCTGTAAATGTGAGCTTTGGTTTGTACCATTATGGTCCTTTCCTGGTTGATCTAGAAgattgtgattttgttaggcaGACATTTGGAGATATATATCGCATATACTGCCCCGGACTTCAGCGTTACAGCAAATGGGTTTACATTGGACTGGTGATGGTTGGTTTAGCAGTATTGCTTTCCCTTACATTCTGGGTCATATATGGGAGAGAAAGGCGGCACCGTGTGTATACAAAAGAACACATGCCCAAACCAGCTGAAGGGTAA
- the LOC107029009 gene encoding uncharacterized protein LOC107029009 isoform X2 — translation MLCKTSLSFCLVTAFFILSSVTLCLAGSDFDFPSLQATGENDMVVSWGTKRVLTEEEPPLNSSLILAAKRTYRKDPLNNFKRYTGGWNISNRHYWASVAFTAAPFFVVALICVGCIILYIGQGKFYSSTVNTLDYVVHQANTTADSLRNVSGYLAAAKLIAVDQVLLPGLVQTDIDRIQTKINSSANTLANKTEDNKDDIAGLVESVRLALIILSAIMLLLTFLGFVLSIFGMQAFVYILVIFGWILVTGTLILCGIFLVLHNVTADSCVAMNQWVQHPLAHTALDDILPCVDNATAQETLTKSKEVTSKLVDVVNQVITNISNNNFSPSFRPLYYNQSGPKLPMLCNPFYSDLTDRSCSPGEVDLSNATKVWDNYVCQVSPSGICSTTGRLTPIIYGQMAAAVNVSFGLYHYGPFLVDLEDCDFVRQTFGDIYRIYCPGLQRYSKWVYIGLVMVGLAVLLSLTFWVIYGRERRHRVYTKEHMPKPAEG, via the exons ATGTTGTGTAAAACGTCATTGTCATTTTGTCTTGTAActgctttcttcattttgtCATCTGTCACCCTTTGCCTGGCAGGATCTGACTTTGATTTTCCTTCCTTACAAGCTACAG gTGAAAATGATATGGTGGTTTCATGGGGGACAAAAAGGGTACTTACTGAAGAAGAACCTCCATTGAACTCATCACTTATCTTGGCTGCTAAGAGAACATATAGAAAAGATCCTCTTAACAATTTCAAAAGATACACTGGAGGATGGAATATCAGTAACCGACATTACTGGGCT TCTGTGGCTTTCACTGCAGCTCCATTCTTTGTCGTTGCGCTGATCTG CGTTGGATGTATCATTTTGTACATTGGCCAGGGAAAGTTTTACAGCAGTACAGTTAACACGTTGGATTATGTGGTTCATCAGGCAAATACCACCGCTGATAGTCTCAGAAACGTCTCAGGTTATTTAGCTGCAGCCAAACTTATTGCTGTGGATCAAGTTTTGCTTCCTGGTTTGGTCCAAACAGACATAGACCGCATCCAAACCAAAATTAATTCTTCTGCTAATACCCTTGCCAATAAAACAGAAGACAATAAAGATGACATAGCTGGTTTGGTAGAGTCTGT GAGATTGGCTCTTATTATTCTATCAGCCATTATGCTTCTTTTGACATTTCTGGGATTTG TACTTTCAATATTCGGGATGCAGGCTTTCGTTTATAT CTTGGTGATATTTGGATGGATTCTTGTCACTGGGACTTTAATTTTGTGTGGCATATTTCTTGTTCTCCACAA TGTGACTGCAGACTCTTGTGTAGCAATGAATCAATGGGTCCAACACCCTCTTGCTCATACTGCTTTAGATGATATCTTGCCGTGTGTGGACAATGCCACTGCACAAGAGACCCTTACAAAAAGCAAAGAAGTCACTTCTAAGCTGGTTGATGTTGTTAACCAGGTCATTACTAATATTTCCAATAACAACTTCTCCCCTAGCTTTCGTCCTTTGTACTACAATCAGTCTGGACCTAAACTACCAATGCTTTGCAATCCGTTTTACTCGGATTTGACTGATAGATCCTGTAGTCCTGGTGAAGTGGACTTGAGCAATGCTACAAAG GTCTGGGATAATTATGTATGTCAAGTTTCCCCTAGTGGCATTTGTTCCACAACTGGCCGTCTGACTCCGATCATCTACGGCCAGATGGCAGCTGCTGTAAATGTGAGCTTTGGTTTGTACCATTATGGTCCTTTCCTGGTTGATCTAGAAgattgtgattttgttaggcaGACATTTGGAGATATATATCGCATATACTGCCCCGGACTTCAGCGTTACAGCAAATGGGTTTACATTGGACTGGTGATGGTTGGTTTAGCAGTATTGCTTTCCCTTACATTCTGGGTCATATATGGGAGAGAAAGGCGGCACCGTGTGTATACAAAAGAACACATGCCCAAACCAGCTGAAGGGTAA